In Quercus robur chromosome 11, dhQueRobu3.1, whole genome shotgun sequence, the following proteins share a genomic window:
- the LOC126706704 gene encoding serine carboxypeptidase-like 18, whose product MGPLSFDYERSKSNSPKLKLNPYSWTKVANIIFVDEPVGTGFSYAKSSEGYNISDTLAAAELYEFLLKWLKLHPKFLTNSLYIMGDSYSGIIIPILVQKISDGNEVGQEPRMNLKGYAIGNPVTNTHDDLNARIPFAHLKTLISEELYESAKNNCKGEYRNVDPSNAACVDDLNIFTECTVKIYTAQILEPDCQKLSPKPRPSVSNWDPDTLMEDPVDLLQSITHLPEPRRWCRNYNYLYSYIWANDKTVQQALHIREQGSISEWVRCNESLVYTYDVSSSLNYHRNLIKKGYQVLIYSGDHDMVIPYIATHAWIVSLNLTIAHDWRPWFVDGQVAGFTMQYTSKKYCLTFATVKGGGHTAPEYKPNECLAMIDSELIVHTRVE is encoded by the exons ATGG gtCCATTATCATTTGACTATGAAAGGTCCAAAAGCAACTCACCAAAATTGAAGTTGAACCCATACTCCTGGACAAAG gttGCTAATATAATATTTGTGGATGAACCGGTTGGCACTGGATTCTCTTATGCAAAAAGTTCGGAAGGATACAATATCAGTGATACATTGGCCGCAGCAGAACTCTATGAATTTCTACTGaag TGGCTTAAGCTTCACCCCAAGTTCCTCACAAATTCATTGTACATCATGGGAGATTCTTACTCGGGCATAATCATCCCAATCCTTGTTCAAAAAATATCAGATG GTAATGAAGTTGGTCAGGAGCCGCGAATGAATCTTAAG GGATATGCGATTGGAAACCCAGTAACAAATACACATGATGACTTGAATGCAAGAATTCCATTTGCTCACCTAAAGACGCTTATATCAGAAGAACTATATGAG TCAGCTAAAAACAACTGCAAGGGCGAGTATAGGAATGTAGATCCTAGCAATGCAGCATGTGTGGACGATCTTAATATCTTCACTGAG TGTACTGTGAAAATATATACTGCACAAATATTGGAGCCTGACTGTCAGAAATTATCCCCAAAACCTAGACCAAGTGTGTCAAATTGGGATCCAGATACTCTTATGGAAGATCCTGTAGACCTTCTCCAATCTATTACTCATCTTCCGGAACCAAGAAGATGGTGTCGG AATTATAACTATCTGTACTCCTACATTTGGGCAAATGATAAAACTGTTCAACAGGCTCTTCACATTCGGGAG CAGGGAAGCATCAGTGAGTGGGTGAGATGCAATGAGAGCTTAGTATACACATACGACGTCTCAAGTAGCCTAAACTATCACCGGAACCTTATCAAGAAAGGCTACCAGGTCCTCATATACAG CGGTGATCATGACATGGTTATTCCATACATAGCTACGCATGCATGGATAGTATCGCTAAACCTTACTATTGCCCATGATTGGAGGCCATGGTTTGTTGATGGGCAAGTCGCAGG ATTCACAATGCAGTATACATCTAAAAAGTACTGCTTGACATTTGCAACAGTAAAG GGAGGGGGGCATACAGCTCCAGAGTACAAGCCCAATGAATGTCTTGCCATGATTGATAG